One segment of Metallosphaera cuprina Ar-4 DNA contains the following:
- a CDS encoding MFS transporter: MDSNPFSKDLDKFSWSKVHTYAFIAFSAGFFLEAYIFGMASIATGWVSIPKFLTSVLLSWAPLWLIIGIIVTGPLSDKLGRKTMFYLTMALYGVGAIGLMFSYTYLMLLVFLAMMLFSAGGEMNTIMVATHEIMPRKHRSKAFFLELNFINIGGFVLGLIGYLVQNQSVLFQRVMIGATVLIVLAILVYTRINLPESVRWLEKQGRFKDAEREIRKYFNDVKVISQDELRPKVRVPALPMWFKLMVVILIAAANTIGYGLMTYVLGPYYFSSQTALIILVANAAEMAVGFVIGLLADVLSRKLLLLVSFLGATGMTFLIMGTIPFWSSSLSLFYSLLVLLNLFVGVSYLTEDALKSEIWPTLRRGTITAVARFVSIGAYIPTIYLTSNLSITQYTLFNGLVWAVGTVAAVLWFIKGYETGKGVSVDEISGEAEGAKV; encoded by the coding sequence GTGGATTCAAACCCCTTTAGTAAAGACCTGGATAAATTTTCTTGGTCCAAGGTCCATACCTATGCCTTTATAGCTTTTTCAGCCGGGTTCTTCCTTGAGGCCTACATTTTCGGTATGGCCTCAATTGCCACCGGTTGGGTATCCATTCCTAAGTTTCTAACTAGCGTTCTCCTAAGTTGGGCACCGTTATGGTTAATAATAGGTATAATAGTGACTGGTCCCCTCTCTGACAAGCTGGGAAGGAAAACAATGTTTTACCTCACGATGGCTCTATACGGCGTTGGAGCCATTGGACTCATGTTCAGCTACACCTACTTGATGCTACTAGTCTTCCTGGCTATGATGCTTTTCTCCGCAGGAGGAGAAATGAACACCATCATGGTGGCAACGCACGAGATCATGCCTAGGAAACATAGAAGCAAGGCGTTCTTCCTGGAGCTGAACTTCATCAACATAGGAGGTTTTGTACTAGGACTGATAGGATATCTAGTTCAGAACCAATCCGTTCTCTTCCAAAGGGTGATGATTGGAGCTACCGTGCTCATAGTTCTCGCGATTCTCGTTTACACAAGGATAAACCTACCTGAATCGGTGAGGTGGTTGGAGAAGCAGGGGAGGTTTAAGGACGCTGAGAGGGAGATAAGGAAGTACTTCAACGACGTGAAGGTTATATCCCAGGATGAGCTTAGACCTAAGGTTAGGGTTCCAGCGCTCCCGATGTGGTTCAAGCTCATGGTAGTGATATTGATAGCCGCTGCCAACACTATAGGTTACGGGTTGATGACCTACGTCCTAGGACCTTACTACTTCTCTAGTCAAACCGCCTTGATCATATTGGTCGCTAACGCTGCTGAGATGGCAGTAGGGTTCGTGATCGGTCTGTTAGCTGACGTGCTCAGCAGGAAACTCTTGCTCCTAGTCTCTTTCTTGGGGGCGACCGGGATGACGTTCCTGATCATGGGTACTATACCTTTCTGGAGCTCGAGTCTTTCGCTCTTTTACTCCCTTCTGGTCTTACTCAACCTGTTCGTTGGAGTGTCCTACCTGACTGAGGACGCGCTCAAGAGTGAGATCTGGCCTACGTTGAGGAGAGGTACCATAACGGCGGTAGCCAGGTTCGTTTCAATAGGGGCCTACATCCCCACTATATACCTCACTAGTAACTTAAGTATAACCCAATACACTCTGTTTAACGGTTTGGTGTGGGCTGTGGGAACTGTGGCTGCCGTACTGTGGTTCATCAAAGGCTACGAGACCGGAAAGGGCGTAAGCGTTGACGAGATCTCAGGTGAGGCAGAGGGAGCTAAGGTTTAG